GTATTATGGGAACCGATGGCATCCCTACTTTTTGGAAGATTGGATCTTTCAGGAAGATTATGCCCAGGAAAGCCTGACCAACCTCTTCAAGACCAAATCACTCCAAGGTTTTGGGGTGAACCACCTGCAGGAGGGAATTATTGCCTCGGGGGCCATACTCCATTACCTTTCCGAAACACAGCATAGGCAATTACAGCATATCAATAGACTCCAACGCATAGCGGAAGAGGACTATATCTGGATGGACCGTTTTACCATTCGAAATCTTGAATTGTACCATTCTACCAATGAAAATGCCATTACCCTGCTGGAGGTCATAGACAAAACCATTTCCCCCATGGGAGGGCGGTTGTTAAAACGTTGGTTGGCCCTGCCCTTAAAGAGCAAGGAGAAAATCGAATTTCGAAACCGCATTGTCTCCCATTTGAAATCCGAAGAAAACACTTTGGAAAAACTCCGTCATTGGATGAAGCAAATGGGCGATTTGGAACGACTTATTTCCAAAGTGGCCACGGGAAAAATAACCCCCAAGGAAATGGTACAACTCAAAAATTCCCTGGAGGTCATTGTTCCGGTAAAGCAACTTACGGCCCAGGGCGAAAGCGAAGCCTTGCGGGAGTTGGGCAATGGGCTCAGTGAATGCGAAGCCTTACGAGGCAAAATAAAGCAAATGCTCAACGAGGATGCCCCCATGAGCATAGGTAAGGGCCAAACCATTGCCGATGGCTATTCCGAAGAACTGGATGAATTGCGGCAATTGGCTTTTTCCAGTAAGGATTATCTGGACAAAATGCTGGAACGGGAAACCGAGGCCACTGGGATTACCTCACTAAAAATAGCATCAAACAATGTATTTGGTTACTATATAGAGGTCCGAAATACCCATAAGGACAAAGTTCCCGAAAGTTGGATCCGTAAACAGACCCTCGTGAATGCAGAACGTTATATCACGGAGGAGTTAAAGGAATACGAAACCAAAATTTTAGGGGCGGAGGAACGTATTTTAAGTCTGGAAGAACAGTTGTTTGAGCAACTTTTGGTATGGATGCAGGAGTATATCCCGGATGTACAGCGCAATGCAAAGATTATTGCACAACTCGATTGCCTTTGTGGTTTTGCCCAACTGGCCAGGGAGAATCATTACGTACAACCGGAAATAACGAATTCCACGGTCCTTGAGATCAGGGAAGGCCGCCACCCCGTCATTGAAAAACAATTGCCCCTGGGTGAAATTTACATTACCAATGATGTGTTGCTGGATAGGGAAGAACAGCAGATCATCATGATCACCGGTCCCAATATGAGTGGTAAGTCGGCCATTTTGCGGCAAACGGCCCTCATTGTCCTTTTGGCGCAAATGGGAAGTTTTGTCCCCGCCGTTTCGGCAAAAATAGGCGTGGTGGACAAAATCTTTACCCGGGTAGGGGCCAGTGACAATATCTCCATGGGAGAATCCACTTTTATGGTGGAGATGAATGAGACTGCCTCCATTTTGAACAATCTCTCCGAACGCAGTTTGGTTCTATTGGATGAAATTGGACGTGGTACCAGCACCTATGACGGTATTTCCATTGCCTGGGCCATTTCAGAATACCTTCATGAGCATCCTTCCCGGGCCAAGATCCTGTTCGCGACGCATTATCATGAGCTCAATGATATGACCCAAAGTTTTGAGCGCATCAAGAATTACAATGTTTCCATCAAGGAATTGAAGGATAATGTGCTCTTCCTCCGAAAACTGGTTCCCGGGGGCAGTGAGCATAGTTTTGGTATCCATGTCGCCAAGATGGCCGGAATGCCACAACAGGTCATCCAAAAAGCGAACAAAATCCTAAAAAAACTGGAGCAATCCCATTCCAATGAGGAAGTGGGCAACAAATTGCAGGCCGTACAAGGCGAGATGCAATTGAGCTTTTTTAATTTGGATGACCCTTTGTTGGAGGAAATCAAGGAGGAAATCCTTCACCTGGACATTGATACCCTTACCCCGGTTGAAGCCTTGATGAAACTGAATGAAATTAAACGTCTTTTAAGTAAAAAGAAGAAGGCGAGTTCGTAAAAAATTCTTTTAGATTTCAAGAATTGTATTAAATTTGCATCCGCATCTTTTTGGAGGTGTCAGTTCATTAACATGCGAAAATAGCTCAGTTGGTAGAGCATCACCTTGCCAAGGTGGAGGTCGCGGGTTCGAATCCCGTTTTTCGCTCAACTATCGACTCCGCTCGGCTTCGGCTACGCTCAGCCGCCGCTAAGTGGAGTTTTTTATTTCAAGTCCAGGAATGCTCGGGTGGTGGAATTGGTAGACACGTTGGACTTAAAATCCAATGGCCATTGTGGCCGTGCGGGTTCAAGTCCCGCTCCGAGTACAGCCAAAACCCCTGTTTCTGCAGGGGTTTTGACGCTTTTAATAGATTTGGCGTGTCAAAATCGCGTCACAGTGAATCATGTTTTTTGCAACTGTTAATCCAACAGCTGTAAAAAAAAAATGACCACTTCTCAAAATCCAGTCACATCCAGAGTCTTTATTGATTTTATCCCTGCGGAACTTAGGGAGAACAAAACCTGGGAGGTTATTTATTATTGTAGAAATCCGTTCACTGACGAGCTGGAAAGGAAAAGGCACCGGGTAAAACCGCTTAACAGTAAAACTGAAAGAAGAAAACTTGCCAGGCGGATGATTCTCGACATCAATAAAAAGCTCGAGAAAGGATGGAACCCTTGGATTACTGAAGGAAATTCAAAATCATTTACCCGGATCACAGAAGCCATAATTATATTTCTCAAAAAGTATGGTGAACAACTTAAAAAAGAAGACTTACGGCCGGACACCTACAGGACCTATAAATCATTTGCCAATATTCTGAGTATTTATCTGGCTGAAAATGATCACGTCGACACTTTCGTAGGAAGAATGGACGAGGCTTTTGTTGTGGACTATTTAGACTACATCTATTACGACCGTGACACAAGTTCAAGGACTCGGAACAATCATTTGAGTTTTATTGTCACCCTTTGTGAATTTCTAATCAAAAGAAAATACATGGCAATTAACCCGGCCATATCGATTCCCAAAATGCCAGAAACGGCAAAAAAGCGTATGTATATCCCTCCGGAGGCAAGAATGGCCATTTTTAGATTTTTTCAACGCTCTAACCCATCATTTCTAGTGCTATGCTTGACCTGTTATTATTGCTTAATAAGAAGAACAGAACTGACCAAACTAAAGGTTGGCGATGTGTACCTCAGAAATGGAATAATTTACGTTGAAACCGGTATCTCAAAGAACCGTAGAAGCAAACCGGTGACCATACCAAAAAAGCTTCTACCCTATTTGAAAAGGCACCTAAAAGACGCCGCAGACCATCATTATCTTTTTGGGAAAGTCAATTTTTTGCCAGGTCCTGAAAAATTGAGACCAAATCGAATAACTGACCATTGGGGATATATGCGCAATGCCTTGAAACTAAAAAAAGAATACCAATGGTACAGTTTAAAAGACTCTGGAATAACGGATTTACTTAAAGCTGGAGTGCCAACCATTGATGTGAAAAACCAAGCACGTCACCACAGCATTACTCAAACCGAGGCTTATATTCCAAAGGAAATATTAGTAGCTGAGAAGACAATACAAAATTTAGACTTAGATTTCATATAGACTCTGCCTCGAGTTCCACCTGCCAATATTCATTATAGCTCCTTTTTTTGGAAATCTTTACCGGCAGCAGTAGTTTATTGTATTTGTAATACTTGGAACGAAGGCCCAGCTCTTCAATGCTATGGGCCTCAAATGAATCGGTATAAGTGAAGTTGTTGGTCCTTATGGCCATCCAGTCACTCCAGAACTCCCGGTAAACATCGTCCGGTCTTGCAAAAAAGCCCAGATAATTGTCCAAACAGTTGTTGGCCGATCCCAGAAGTCCATCGTAAATACAGAAAAGCATTCCCCTTGGATCTTGATACTTTGCGGTTATCACATCATAGTTCTGTTCAACCACGGCCATTTGAAGGTTGCTTTTTATAGTGATAATATCCTCGCTTTCTTTTTCTACGTCTGAATATATTTGACCTGTATTGTCGATGATGGCCTCTGAACCGTCTGCGTAAAGCAATTTGAATACCCTGCTGGTGTTTTTCTTTCTTCCAGGATACTGCACTTCCAAATGACTATGGTCGTACTCTGGAAAATCCTTGACTACGTCCTCTACAAAATTGATTTCCACGTAATCCTCTCCTACAACAATATCCAGATTTAACCAGTTTTTAATTGTATTCACAAATTCCCCGAATGTCATATCCGGAACATAGTCGGCCAAGCTGTAGCTCCCTATGAGTCGATTTAGCCTTCCCTCCTTAAACGCGTATTGAAACGCATTGAAATCTGCAATACTGTTGGTATTGTAAGGCAATTTCATTTCCACATGTAACGGATGGAACAGCTCTGCGCTGGTTATGTTGATATTGAGCGTTTCCGAAATATTGACCCTACTTCCTTGTGATTGAAATGCAAAAAGTTCGGTTTCGGTTTCATCTAAGGAATTTTTTATAAATACCCTCAAGCTAAAATAAGACGCAACTATTGGGTCCAGGTTAAGATTAATTTTTAGGTTATAATTTCCTTGGTTCTGTGGGGTTAGAATATTCTCATAGACTCCAAGCGCAACACCATTGATCGACTCATTCCTATCCGGAACATAAAATTCAAAATCCAAAAATTGAGACCCCTGATATTTTTCAATGAAATTCTCAGGAACATATAACAATCTTTTGAGTCGTTCATCTGTGATAACTTTTCCCCTAACAGCCTTCCCTTCCACTTTATAACCAAAAGTGAGCAATTCCAATAGGTATGGGCAGGGTGATAGAACGTTTTTGTTTAGAAACGTAACATCCGGTTGCACTCCTTCAGTGGTGTTCTGGACAAAATCACTCCCGCTATAGTTATTTACAAACCGCTCAAAGTTCTCATAGTCTGAATTATCCCTCAATTCAGGACGATAGACTTTTGGAAAATTATGCGTTACGGCAGGCCATCGCGCATCCAAATATCGATTGGCGACCTCTTGAGAATTATTTTCAATGTACAATGGCCATGGTAGGTTTTTGAGTTCCGTATCATATACCGCCAAAACTTCATCACCATAATAAATCTGGGCATCTATATAGTTCTCCCTGGCATCACCTAGCCTCAAGGTGGCCTCATAATAGTCATTATCTATGATTAGGTTGCCCAATATCTTTTCATCAAAATCAACTACATCATTGATATCCGGTAGGCCCAGCTCCTTTGCCAATTCGTCATAGAGCTGCATTGAAAATGGAAAGGACCAGCTTTTTACTAGGTTGTTTGTGAAGAAATTACTTTCCTCATTTAAAGAAAGTTGGTATGGAGTCAAATCAATCTGATATCCGTAGCTGGTTTGAAAAGCTATCATTTTTCGGCGGTTTCAAATGTTAGCGAATAAGAATTATAAAACCTCCTGGTTTCGGCGATTGATAGTTTTTGGAAGGTTCTAATAACTTCCACGAGCTCACCGTCTATTTCAATCCAAACTCTTTTCGCATCAAGTATTTTTGACAGCCAAACCGCCTCTTCCTTGGTGTAGACAAAACCGGTGCTTAAACGATAGGATTTTGGATGATAGGTCTCGACCACCTCCTTTCGTAGAACACCTTTTCTCAAATAGGTGGTAGTTGATTGATCGCCTTCAGGAATTTCCTCTAAAAATCCATAACAGTTAAAATATTCCGGTAGGTTCCACTCATTCAGGAATACGAGCAGGGTATTATTGGCCTGTCTTGGCCTTAAGTTAATGGTGTGGACGAAACCACCGCATGACAGTCTTAGTTGTTGTGATATGTCAGGTGAATAATGGGAGAGGTCTACAAAACAACTGAAGAGATCTCCATCAAGTCCCGAAACTGAAATGCTTTCATTTATTGCACCTAACATGGTCAACGTTGAGGGAACGGTGGATGCCCTAAAAGAAAACCCAACCTTGGAATTTACCTGGGCATATGAAATAGTGGGCATGTAGTTCAAGGCAAACGCGTTCGAGGGCTTTTTACCAGAAATGACCTTGATTTGGTTAAAAGTCTCCTTAATGCTCTGTTGGGTTGAATTTTTTTGCTTTTCAAAAACCGTAATGGCCATCTTTAATGGTGATAATGGAGAAAAGACAGTTGCCAAACTGTTGGGAGGCAATACATTTTGAATTTGCAAAAGCCGAACCGCCTCTGCTCCTATG
The sequence above is a segment of the Muricauda sp. SCSIO 64092 genome. Coding sequences within it:
- the mutS gene encoding DNA mismatch repair protein MutS, which produces MKQYNAIKAKHPDALLLFRVGDFYETFGEDAIKAAQILGIVLTHRNNGGDQTELAGFPHHSLNTYLPKLVKAGQRVAICDQLEDPKQTKSIVKRGVTELVTPGVALNDDILNAKSNNFLAAVHFGRNKLGIAFLDISTGEFLTSEGSVEQMDKLLQNFSPNEVLISKNHRTEFTSYYGNRWHPYFLEDWIFQEDYAQESLTNLFKTKSLQGFGVNHLQEGIIASGAILHYLSETQHRQLQHINRLQRIAEEDYIWMDRFTIRNLELYHSTNENAITLLEVIDKTISPMGGRLLKRWLALPLKSKEKIEFRNRIVSHLKSEENTLEKLRHWMKQMGDLERLISKVATGKITPKEMVQLKNSLEVIVPVKQLTAQGESEALRELGNGLSECEALRGKIKQMLNEDAPMSIGKGQTIADGYSEELDELRQLAFSSKDYLDKMLERETEATGITSLKIASNNVFGYYIEVRNTHKDKVPESWIRKQTLVNAERYITEELKEYETKILGAEERILSLEEQLFEQLLVWMQEYIPDVQRNAKIIAQLDCLCGFAQLARENHYVQPEITNSTVLEIREGRHPVIEKQLPLGEIYITNDVLLDREEQQIIMITGPNMSGKSAILRQTALIVLLAQMGSFVPAVSAKIGVVDKIFTRVGASDNISMGESTFMVEMNETASILNNLSERSLVLLDEIGRGTSTYDGISIAWAISEYLHEHPSRAKILFATHYHELNDMTQSFERIKNYNVSIKELKDNVLFLRKLVPGGSEHSFGIHVAKMAGMPQQVIQKANKILKKLEQSHSNEEVGNKLQAVQGEMQLSFFNLDDPLLEEIKEEILHLDIDTLTPVEALMKLNEIKRLLSKKKKASS
- a CDS encoding tyrosine-type recombinase/integrase; this encodes MTTSQNPVTSRVFIDFIPAELRENKTWEVIYYCRNPFTDELERKRHRVKPLNSKTERRKLARRMILDINKKLEKGWNPWITEGNSKSFTRITEAIIIFLKKYGEQLKKEDLRPDTYRTYKSFANILSIYLAENDHVDTFVGRMDEAFVVDYLDYIYYDRDTSSRTRNNHLSFIVTLCEFLIKRKYMAINPAISIPKMPETAKKRMYIPPEARMAIFRFFQRSNPSFLVLCLTCYYCLIRRTELTKLKVGDVYLRNGIIYVETGISKNRRSKPVTIPKKLLPYLKRHLKDAADHHYLFGKVNFLPGPEKLRPNRITDHWGYMRNALKLKKEYQWYSLKDSGITDLLKAGVPTIDVKNQARHHSITQTEAYIPKEILVAEKTIQNLDLDFI